In Carnobacteriaceae bacterium zg-84, the genomic window GATTGTCTATTGTGCCAGTCGTTATAGCTTGCTGGCTACGAATGTCGTACTAGGGAGCTTCGCTCCGTAGTTTCCTTACTTAACGTACGTCGCTTTGCTCCTACGGCTTTTTCAAGGATTGGTACTCTCTCGGCGGGCGTATTTCTATCGAAATACATTGTTGCCTCGTTCCGTCCCATATGCGACAGTCGTTACAGCTTGCTGGCTACGAATGTCGTACTAGGGAGCTTCGCTCCGTAGTTTCCTTACTTAACGTACGTCGCTTTGCTCCTACGGCTTTTTCAAGGATTGGTACTCTCTCGGCGGGCGTATTTCTATCGAAATACATTGTTGCCTCGTTCCGTCCCATATGCGACAGTCGTTACAGCTTGCTGGCTACGAATGTCGTACTAGGGAGCTTCGCTCCGTAGTTTCCTTACTCAACGTACGTCGCTTTGCTCCTACGGCTTTTTCAAGGATTGGTACTCTCTCGGCGGGCGTATTTCTATCGAAATACATTAATGCCTCGTTCCGTCCCATATTACATCTGTACGTCGCTTTGCTCCTACGGCTGTAATAAAAACGTCCTTACTAGTTGAACTAGTAAGGACGTTAGAAAACGTGGTACCACCTTTATTTAAAAGCATGTGCTTTTCTCGAGCGTATAACGGACGCTATCCGTAGTAACTTTGCATTACCAATTTCCAGAATGTCTTGATTTTATAGCCACTTGCTTTTTGCACCAACCAAAGCATCTCTTAAAATATAAACTATAAAACTACTTGTTTCTTTCATAAATTTTTAATGTATGACAAAAGTATATAGCATATTGGCTATTCTTGTCAAATTATTTCTTCTCCAATTGTAAAGTAAAGTGCAAAAAAACAGATAATTACTTTCTCTTTTGCGGGGTTAATAACCAAACAATAAAAACAAAGGTTTTCTAGTCAAGGCGAAAAACAAAGTGTGCCTTGACGGGAAACCTGTTTTTATTAAACTATTAATCTACCCGCAATAAAAATAACTCTGCAGGTGTACGATAACCTAATTTACGCCGTATTTTCTGATTTAAGCAGGATTCTATTTTACGAATAGTTGACTTTTTAACGGTATTGATAGATTTACCCTTAGGTAAAAACTCCCGTATCTGTCCGTTATGATTTTCGTTAGTACCACGCTCATAAGATGAATAAGGGTGTGCATAGTAAATGCTTAAATATGTCGATTCTAATTCAGATAACGAGGCGAATTCTGACCCATTATCAGATGTAATACTCTTGAAGGTTGATTTCCTATATTGTTTAAAAATATTCTTTAATGTCCGTAAGACACATTGTGCTGTTTTATCATTCATTTTACGTATAATTGTATAACGTGTTTGTCGTTCTACTAACGTTAATAATAGTGCTTCATTTTTTGTCTTCTTAAATAAGACTAAATCAATTTCCCAATGTCCAAATTCTGTACGATTATTCGCTACGTCTGGTCGATTTTCGATAGATGTACCCATATTTTTCTTGTATGTTTTGGTGTTCTCTTTTTTCGGTCGTTTTCTAATGCTTACCATTTTGGGTAAATCAATTGGTTTGATAGGGATAATACCTTGATGAACAAACGTATAAACCGTTTTCGTACAAGGGACTTTTTCATTAGGATGATTTTGCCGATACCAATGTACAAAGGTATCAATACTATGGGTTCTATA contains:
- a CDS encoding IS30 family transposase, producing the protein MSKTNYNTKKQYKQLSLVERTKIETLLNEKKPIRYIAERLGRNVSTIYREIKRGSVNQIVNRNGIQRDELKYYAETSHYIYKAKQQNKYHHDLTEKFSQQFFKDLQQVVTEKYRTHSIDTFVHWYRQNHPNEKVPCTKTVYTFVHQGIIPIKPIDLPKMVSIRKRPKKENTKTYKKNMGTSIENRPDVANNRTEFGHWEIDLVLFKKTKNEALLLTLVERQTRYTIIRKMNDKTAQCVLRTLKNIFKQYRKSTFKSITSDNGSEFASLSELESTYLSIYYAHPYSSYERGTNENHNGQIREFLPKGKSINTVKKSTIRKIESCLNQKIRRKLGYRTPAELFLLRVD